In Astyanax mexicanus isolate ESR-SI-001 chromosome 17, AstMex3_surface, whole genome shotgun sequence, a single window of DNA contains:
- the ik gene encoding protein Red has translation MPERESELYSNPLAPDGHEVEDHRSALQSKLTNEDFRKLLMTPRAAPSSAPPSKSRHHEMPREYNEDEDPAARRRKKKSYYAKLRQQELERERELAEKYRDRARERRDGVNKDYEETELISTTANYRAVGPTAEADKSAAEKRRQLIQESKFLGGDMEHTHLVKGLDFALLQKVRAEITSKEREEEDMIEKVQKEVKKDEDPEQKIEFKTRLGRNIYRIVFKGRQMERNELFLPGRMAYVVDLEDEYADTDIPTTLIRSKADCPTMEAQTTLTTNDIVISKLTQILSYLRQGTRNKKLKKKDKGKLDERKAPEADLNIFEDIGDYIPSTSKATREKEKEKERYREKEREREREREREREREREEEKRHHTHSYFEKPRPEDEVVDIDKGPGSVKDQIKLINEKFAGAAATHWQETAGTRREEKKHVGDFFGMSNSYAECYPATMDDLAVDSDEEVDYSKMDQGNKKGPLGRWDFDTQEEYSDYMNNKEALPKAAFQYGIKMSEGRKTRRFKETNEKAELDRQWKKISAIIEKRKKMEADGVDVKRPKY, from the exons ATGCCTGAACGGGAAT CCGAGCTGTACTCTAACCCTCTGGCCCCGGACGGCCATGAAGTGGAGGACCATCGCTCAGCTCTGCA ATCCAAGCTGACCAATGAAGACTTCAGGAAGCTGCTGATGACCCCAAGGGCAGCCCCCTCCTCAGCTCCACCATCAAAGTCCCGTCATCATGA AATGCCTCGTGAGTATAATGAGGATGAGGATCCTGCCGCTcgcagaagaaagaagaaaag TTATTATGCTAAGCTGCGACAGCAGGAGCTGGAGCGAGAGCGGGAGCTGGCGGAGAAGTACCGAGATCGAGCTCGAGAGAGACGAGATGGAGTTAATAAAGATTACGAGGAGACTGAACTCATCAGCACCACTGCCAACTACCGAGCAGTGGGTCCCACCGCAGAGGC GGATAAATCGGCAGCTGAGAAGAGGCGTCAGTTGATCCAGGAGTCTAAGTTTTTGGGTGGTGACATGGAGCACACTCACTTGGTGAAAGGTTTGGATTTCGCGCTGCTGCAGAAG GTGAGAGCTGAGATCACCAGTAAGGAACGAGAGGAAGAGGATATGATAGAGAAAGTGCAGAAGGAAGTGAA GAAAGATGAAGATCCTGAGCAGAAGATCGAGTTTAAGACCCGTCTTG GGCGGAACATTTACCGGATCGTGTTTAAGGGGCGTCAGATGGAGAGGAATGAGTTGTTCTTGCCGGGTCGGATGGCGTATGTGGTGGATCTGGAGGACGAGTACGCAGATACAGATATACCCACCACTCTGATTCGCAGCAAAGCAGACTGCCCCACCATGgag gccCAGACCACCCTGACCACAAACGACATTGTCATCAGTAAGCTGACCCAGATCCTGTCATACCTGCGGCAGGGAACCCGCAACAAGAAGCTGAAGAAGAAAGACAAGG GAAAACTGGACGAGCGAAAAGCTCCGGAGGCTGACTTAAA TATATTTGAGGATATCGGAGACTACATCCCATCCACATCCAAAGCGACCcgggagaaggagaaagagaaggagcgGTACCGGGAGAAGGAGAGGGAGCGGGAGagggagcgtgagagagagagagaacgagagagggaggaggagaagaggcaTCACACTCACAGCTACTTTGAGAAACCTCGACCTGAGGATGAG GTTGTCGACATTGATAAAG GTCCGGGATCAGTGAAGGATCAGATTAAGCTGATTAATGAGAAGTTTGCAGGAGCAGCAGCTACACACTGGCAGGAG ACGGCCGGGACGAGGCGAGAGGAGAAGAAGCATGTGGGAGATTTCTTTGGCATGTCCAACAGTTACGCAGAGTGCTACCCAGCAAC GATGGATGACTTGGCTGTAGACAGTGATGAGGAGGTGGATTACAGTAAGATGGACCAG GGTAATAAGAAGGGGCCTTTGGGTCGCTGGGATTTCGACACACAGGAAGAGTACAGCGACTACATGAACAACAAAGAGGCCCTGCCCAA aGCTGCATTCCAGTACGGGATAAAGATGTCCGAGGGGAGGAAGACTCGTCGATTCAAAGAAACCAATGAGAAGGCAGAGCTAGACAGACAGTGGAAGAAGATCAGTGCT